One window from the genome of Actinoplanes teichomyceticus ATCC 31121 encodes:
- a CDS encoding LytR C-terminal domain-containing protein — protein sequence MTHTRVRAYLVIGVLAAVAAVVAVLSVVRDSQAGAAAGGRCPAGAVPADLTFPDVPEQVTLRVLDGTRAGGVARRVSADFRGRGFRVQPASRSRTRFDQVAIIQYGPKTVGAAQWIRAFFLGQATMEFNAKRGTEAIDVVIGDRFRQLATFTEVNQSLAQLSEPTLPPGTCAAPAS from the coding sequence GTGACACACACGCGCGTGCGGGCCTACCTGGTCATCGGTGTTCTGGCCGCGGTCGCGGCCGTCGTGGCGGTGCTCTCGGTGGTGCGTGACTCCCAGGCCGGCGCGGCGGCCGGCGGCCGCTGCCCGGCCGGTGCGGTCCCGGCGGACCTGACCTTTCCCGACGTGCCCGAGCAGGTGACGCTGCGGGTGCTCGACGGCACCCGGGCCGGGGGAGTGGCCCGCCGGGTCAGCGCCGACTTCCGGGGCCGCGGCTTCAGGGTGCAGCCGGCCAGCCGGAGCAGGACCAGGTTCGACCAGGTCGCGATCATCCAGTACGGCCCGAAGACGGTCGGCGCCGCCCAGTGGATCAGGGCGTTCTTCCTGGGCCAGGCGACAATGGAGTTCAACGCCAAGCGCGGCACCGAGGCGATCGACGTCGTGATCGGTGACCGGTTCCGTCAGCTCGCCACCTTCACCGAGGTCAACCAGTCGCTGGCGCAGCTGAGCGAACCGACCCTGCCGCCGGGCACCTGCGCGGCCCCGGCCTCCTGA
- a CDS encoding DUF6204 family protein, whose product MTQTRTIRVTVRGSFDNLSAEQKARLAADGGDDLLSVQYTEQGHITYDIAARPFFTFRFAEQVTDEKQIPQVVARAEAKTVAWLTERGYGYKKITSQAVDMSEVPLGRRGRKEAAKSS is encoded by the coding sequence ATGACCCAGACCCGCACGATTCGCGTGACCGTACGCGGATCCTTCGACAACCTCAGCGCCGAGCAGAAAGCGCGGCTGGCCGCCGACGGTGGCGACGACCTGCTGTCCGTGCAGTACACCGAGCAGGGCCACATCACCTACGACATCGCCGCGCGGCCGTTCTTCACCTTCCGTTTCGCCGAGCAGGTCACCGACGAGAAGCAGATCCCGCAGGTGGTCGCGCGCGCCGAGGCCAAGACGGTGGCCTGGCTGACCGAGCGCGGCTACGGCTACAAGAAGATCACCTCGCAGGCGGTGGACATGTCCGAGGTGCCGCTGGGCAGACGCGGCCGTAAGGAGGCCGCCAAGTCGTCCTGA
- a CDS encoding GNAT family N-acetyltransferase, with translation MVDAAALLAAYDAQMRIPAGAVPSGMTYEHDGPILRIAGGHVGRIRAPRDVGVTGAELDRLIARQRDYFRARGQGVEWKLRAHDLPTDLPERLVAAGFVAQEAATVLIAFAEQVAAEPVLPRAVVLRQVSAAEDLRRFADLQTEVFGADCSWVAADLSARVSADPGQITILVAEAGERLACTAIAVYEPGTEFVALLGGATLPQWRGRGLYRAMIAARAREAVSRGFRLLHVDASAASAPILRRCGFHEITTSTHYQWTPPR, from the coding sequence ATGGTTGATGCCGCCGCTCTGCTGGCCGCTTACGACGCGCAGATGCGTATACCGGCCGGCGCCGTCCCGTCCGGCATGACCTACGAGCACGACGGTCCGATCCTGCGGATCGCCGGTGGGCACGTGGGACGGATCCGGGCGCCGCGTGACGTCGGCGTCACCGGCGCTGAGCTCGACCGCCTGATCGCCCGTCAGCGCGACTACTTCCGGGCGCGTGGCCAGGGCGTCGAGTGGAAGCTGCGGGCACACGACCTTCCCACCGACCTTCCCGAGCGCCTGGTCGCGGCGGGGTTCGTCGCGCAGGAAGCGGCGACGGTGCTGATCGCCTTCGCCGAACAGGTGGCCGCCGAGCCGGTCCTACCCCGCGCAGTCGTGCTGCGGCAGGTCAGCGCGGCCGAGGACCTGCGCCGCTTCGCCGACCTTCAGACCGAGGTGTTCGGGGCCGACTGCTCCTGGGTCGCGGCCGACCTCAGCGCCCGGGTGTCGGCGGATCCCGGCCAGATCACCATCCTGGTCGCGGAGGCCGGTGAGCGGCTGGCCTGTACTGCCATTGCGGTGTACGAGCCGGGCACCGAATTCGTCGCGCTGCTCGGCGGCGCGACACTGCCGCAGTGGCGCGGACGCGGGCTCTACCGCGCCATGATCGCCGCTCGGGCACGGGAGGCCGTCAGCCGCGGCTTCCGGCTGCTGCATGTCGACGCGTCCGCGGCCAGCGCGCCCATCCTGCGCCGGTGCGGCTTCCACGAGATCACCACCTCGACGCATTATCAGTGGACGCCGCCGCGATAG
- a CDS encoding NUDIX domain-containing protein, whose protein sequence is MFEETGVRVRVERLLSVEALELSVVSNGDQVHWLAIGLRCRLVEGDARVNDDESVEVGWFDPDVVPSLPAHQARCRHWRWPRTPTRGSGDPSRPAAPAGCRFRRGGYVGTAGLLRLAAATSPLPAVGGPLPVDHAE, encoded by the coding sequence GTGTTCGAGGAAACCGGTGTCCGCGTACGGGTGGAGCGTCTCCTGTCCGTAGAGGCGCTGGAGCTGTCCGTCGTGTCCAACGGCGATCAGGTCCACTGGCTCGCCATCGGGCTGCGATGCCGGCTCGTCGAGGGCGACGCCCGGGTCAACGACGACGAGTCCGTTGAGGTCGGCTGGTTCGATCCGGATGTGGTGCCGTCGCTGCCTGCCCATCAGGCGCGATGTCGACACTGGCGTTGGCCGAGGACGCCGACCCGTGGATCGGGCGACCCGAGCAGGCCTGCTGCGCCAGCCGGGTGCCGGTTTCGACGTGGCGGCTACGTTGGCACGGCTGGTCTCCTTCGCCTGGCAGCCGCCACTTCCCCACTGCCCGCCGTTGGTGGTCCGCTGCCGGTCGATCACGCAGAGTAG
- a CDS encoding sugar nucleotide-binding protein, whose product MTRRLLITGGGGYLGRRVFARAAAAGWEPVGTYLRSPAPSAGVRLDIRDPDEVRRVVARVRPDAIVHTAAGRDRNDWVSTADGAAHVAVAARGVRLVHVSSDAIFSGREVHYDEAARPDPVYRYGAAKAAAETAVRAVDPHAAVVRTSLILGDGNGGHEVLTRDLIAGRVTGALFTDEVRTPVHVDDLAAALLELAAGDYAGVLNVAGADPVSRYELGVLVARRQGWDVSAIPAASLAGLGLRRPGDVRLVLDRARQLLATRLRGAREFLA is encoded by the coding sequence GTGACACGACGACTGCTGATCACCGGCGGTGGCGGATATCTGGGGCGGCGCGTCTTCGCCCGGGCCGCGGCCGCCGGCTGGGAGCCGGTCGGCACCTATCTGCGCAGCCCGGCCCCGAGCGCCGGGGTGCGCCTGGACATCCGGGATCCGGACGAGGTGCGCCGGGTCGTGGCCCGGGTGCGCCCGGACGCGATCGTGCACACCGCCGCGGGCCGCGACCGCAACGACTGGGTGTCGACCGCCGACGGGGCCGCGCATGTGGCGGTGGCCGCCCGCGGTGTCCGCCTGGTGCACGTGTCCAGCGATGCGATCTTCTCCGGGCGCGAGGTGCACTACGACGAGGCGGCCCGCCCGGATCCGGTCTACCGGTACGGCGCGGCCAAGGCCGCCGCGGAGACCGCCGTGCGCGCCGTCGACCCGCACGCCGCGGTGGTGCGCACCTCGCTGATCCTCGGCGACGGCAACGGCGGGCACGAGGTCCTCACCCGTGATCTGATCGCCGGCCGCGTCACGGGCGCCCTGTTCACCGACGAGGTGCGTACCCCGGTGCACGTCGACGACCTGGCCGCCGCGCTGCTCGAACTGGCCGCCGGTGACTATGCCGGGGTGCTCAACGTGGCCGGCGCCGACCCGGTCAGCCGGTACGAGCTGGGTGTGCTGGTGGCCCGCCGCCAGGGGTGGGACGTGTCGGCGATCCCGGCGGCGTCGCTGGCCGGGCTGGGTCTGCGCCGCCCGGGCGACGTCCGCCTGGTGCTCGACCGTGCCCGGCAGCTGCTGGCCACCCGGCTGCGCGGCGCCCGCGAATTCCTGGCCTGA
- a CDS encoding M1 family metallopeptidase: MRRLLVATLATALTLAATGAAAHAHRRAAPAPGAAGAGDTYYPDYGNGGYDVAHYDIRLRYTPATDRLTGTTTILATATQDLSRLNLDFLLDVSSVQVNNRPAGFAREGAHELVVTPARSITAGAAITIVVQYSGVPSSKAVDGFTAWERTADGALAVGEPEIAWWWYPSNDHPSDKATFDVSVSVPDGVEAISNGVQPRPPVRETLGYTRWSWRSLKPQATYLTFLTVGQYDVTTDTAADGTTVYNAYSQLLPADLRDAAQASVERTAEIVDWGSTVFGPYPFEARGGVVLPPGELGFALENQTRPIYSAGFFRRGSNPAVIVHENAHQWFGDSVSVRSWQHTWLNEGFASYAEWLWSEKTDEGTAQEIFDYLYATSPDDAPIWTTAPADPGVAQLFGDAVYDRGAMTLHQLRTAVGDEDFFEIVRTWTAQHRYGDATTEQFTALAEQISGKDLHALFQAWLYTPAKPVLAGAPASSARSANVPVAPKSWAQISRTHELLHR, translated from the coding sequence GTGCGACGACTGCTCGTGGCCACCCTCGCCACAGCGTTGACGCTCGCCGCGACGGGCGCGGCCGCCCACGCGCACCGCCGGGCCGCACCGGCCCCCGGCGCGGCCGGCGCCGGCGACACCTACTACCCGGACTACGGCAACGGCGGCTACGACGTCGCCCACTACGACATCCGGCTGCGCTACACCCCCGCCACCGACAGGCTCACCGGGACCACGACCATCCTGGCCACGGCCACCCAGGACCTGAGCCGGCTCAACCTCGACTTCCTGCTGGACGTCTCCTCGGTGCAGGTGAACAACCGCCCGGCCGGCTTCGCCCGCGAGGGCGCGCACGAGCTGGTCGTCACCCCGGCGCGCAGCATCACGGCCGGCGCCGCGATCACCATCGTGGTGCAGTACTCCGGCGTGCCCTCCAGCAAGGCGGTCGACGGCTTCACCGCCTGGGAACGCACCGCCGACGGGGCGCTGGCCGTCGGCGAGCCGGAGATCGCCTGGTGGTGGTACCCGAGCAACGACCACCCGTCGGACAAGGCCACCTTCGACGTGTCGGTGTCCGTGCCCGACGGTGTCGAGGCGATCAGCAACGGCGTGCAGCCGCGCCCGCCGGTGCGCGAGACGCTGGGCTACACCCGGTGGAGCTGGCGGTCGCTGAAGCCGCAGGCCACCTACCTGACGTTCCTGACCGTCGGGCAGTACGACGTCACCACCGACACCGCCGCCGACGGCACCACCGTCTACAACGCGTACTCGCAGCTGCTGCCCGCGGACTTGCGTGACGCCGCGCAGGCCAGCGTCGAACGCACCGCGGAGATCGTCGACTGGGGGTCCACCGTGTTCGGGCCGTACCCGTTCGAGGCGCGCGGCGGCGTGGTCCTGCCTCCGGGCGAGCTCGGCTTCGCCCTGGAGAACCAGACCCGGCCGATCTACTCGGCCGGGTTCTTCCGCCGCGGCTCCAACCCCGCGGTGATCGTGCACGAGAACGCCCACCAGTGGTTCGGCGACTCGGTGTCGGTGCGCTCCTGGCAGCACACCTGGCTCAACGAGGGCTTCGCCAGCTACGCCGAATGGTTGTGGTCGGAGAAGACCGACGAGGGCACCGCGCAGGAGATCTTCGATTACCTGTACGCGACCTCGCCGGACGACGCGCCGATCTGGACCACCGCCCCGGCGGACCCGGGCGTGGCGCAGCTGTTCGGCGACGCCGTCTACGACCGCGGCGCGATGACCCTGCACCAGCTGCGCACCGCGGTCGGCGACGAGGACTTCTTCGAGATCGTGCGGACCTGGACGGCGCAGCACCGGTACGGCGACGCCACCACCGAGCAGTTCACCGCCCTGGCCGAGCAGATCTCCGGCAAGGACCTGCACGCGCTGTTCCAGGCGTGGCTGTACACCCCGGCCAAGCCGGTGCTCGCCGGCGCGCCGGCGAGCTCGGCACGCTCGGCGAACGTGCCGGTCGCGCCGAAGTCGTGGGCGCAGATCAGCCGTACCCACGAACTGCTGCACCGGTGA
- a CDS encoding undecaprenyl-diphosphate phosphatase, translated as MGAVEGVTEFLPVSSTGHLTILEKLLGYQLDDPAITAFTVIIQSGAVLATIIFLLPDIRRIVPAFFKGLARKEERQHPDFRFAWAVILGSIPIVIAGLTFKDTIETTLRSLWFVAGALIVWSGVMAFADHAATQVRHEDDVTWKDALIIGVVQCLAVIPGISRSGSTMSAGLLRDLDRVTVTKLSFFLSVPALTGASILQGYEEFDNISHGVGWTNTLVATAVSFAVAYFAVTWLLKFVAKHSYSIFIFYRLALGALLMLLLATGTISAQ; from the coding sequence ATGGGCGCGGTGGAGGGCGTCACCGAGTTCCTCCCGGTGTCCAGCACCGGTCACCTGACCATCCTGGAAAAACTCCTCGGCTACCAACTCGACGACCCGGCCATCACCGCCTTCACGGTCATCATCCAATCCGGCGCCGTCCTCGCCACCATCATCTTCCTGCTACCCGACATCCGCCGGATCGTCCCGGCCTTCTTCAAAGGCCTCGCCAGGAAGGAAGAACGCCAGCACCCCGACTTCCGGTTCGCCTGGGCCGTCATCCTCGGCTCGATCCCCATCGTCATCGCCGGCCTGACCTTCAAGGACACCATCGAGACCACGCTACGCAGCCTCTGGTTCGTCGCCGGCGCGCTCATCGTCTGGTCCGGCGTCATGGCCTTCGCCGACCACGCCGCCACCCAGGTCCGCCACGAAGACGACGTCACCTGGAAAGACGCCCTCATCATCGGCGTCGTCCAATGCCTGGCCGTCATCCCCGGCATCTCCCGCTCCGGATCCACGATGTCCGCCGGCCTGCTACGCGACCTCGACCGCGTCACCGTCACCAAACTGTCGTTCTTCCTGTCCGTGCCCGCCCTCACCGGCGCGTCGATCCTGCAGGGCTACGAAGAGTTCGACAACATCTCCCACGGCGTCGGCTGGACCAACACCCTCGTCGCGACCGCCGTCAGCTTCGCCGTCGCCTACTTCGCCGTCACCTGGCTGCTCAAATTCGTCGCCAAACACTCCTACAGCATCTTCATCTTCTACCGCCTCGCCCTCGGCGCACTGCTCATGCTGCTCCTGGCCACCGGCACCATCAGCGCCCAATAA
- a CDS encoding tyrosine-type recombinase/integrase — MGRMSLLPHITASATQFTEAWLRNRRLSEHTRDAYRRDVTTWLRWCAEHHLDPLTATFLDVNAYARTLEARPMAAATVARKLSGLSSWYAFLVKLGAVPANPVSGADRPYVDRDHSATIGLTADEVDALLTAADTHTGPAATRHRAVLTLLADLGLRVGELVSLDLADLGVERGHRTVRFTGKGGRPRRRVLTPAAAATLDAYLRTRGTADGPLFTTTTGARLDRHAVFRLVRRLAQQAGIPGADRMSPHSLRHAFATAARAEGVPLEDVQDAMGHADPRTTRRYDRDRHNLDRDPAYTIAAARDRRRSA, encoded by the coding sequence ATGGGCCGCATGTCGCTGCTGCCCCACATCACCGCCTCCGCCACCCAGTTCACCGAGGCCTGGCTACGCAACCGGCGACTGTCCGAACACACCCGCGACGCCTACCGCCGCGACGTCACCACCTGGCTGCGCTGGTGCGCCGAACACCACCTCGACCCGCTCACCGCCACGTTCCTCGACGTCAACGCCTACGCCCGTACCCTCGAAGCACGCCCGATGGCCGCCGCCACCGTCGCCCGCAAACTCTCCGGCCTCTCCAGCTGGTACGCCTTCCTCGTCAAACTCGGCGCCGTACCCGCCAACCCGGTCAGCGGCGCCGACCGCCCCTACGTCGACCGCGACCACTCCGCCACCATCGGCCTCACCGCCGACGAAGTCGACGCCCTGCTCACCGCCGCCGACACACACACCGGACCCGCCGCCACCCGCCACCGCGCCGTGCTCACCCTGCTCGCCGACCTCGGCCTGCGCGTCGGCGAACTCGTCAGCCTCGACCTGGCCGACCTCGGCGTCGAACGCGGCCACCGCACCGTCCGCTTCACCGGCAAAGGCGGCCGCCCCCGCCGCCGCGTGCTCACCCCCGCCGCGGCCGCCACCCTCGACGCCTACCTGCGCACCCGCGGCACCGCCGACGGCCCGCTGTTCACCACCACCACCGGCGCCCGCCTCGACCGGCACGCCGTGTTCCGCCTGGTACGCCGCCTCGCCCAGCAGGCCGGCATCCCCGGCGCCGACCGGATGTCCCCCCACTCGCTACGGCACGCCTTCGCCACCGCCGCCCGCGCCGAAGGCGTCCCCCTCGAAGACGTCCAGGACGCCATGGGACACGCCGACCCGCGCACTACCCGCCGCTACGACCGTGACCGGCACAACCTGGACCGTGACCCCGCGTACACGATCGCGGCCGCCCGGGACCGGCGTCGCTCCGCCTGA
- a CDS encoding SRPBCC family protein encodes MELTAATTVRRAGTEVYAFWRDLQNLPTFMAHLEQVRATGDRTSHWVAGAPFGRDVEWDAEIVDEVPGEKIAWRSTGNADVPNAGTVRFVPAPDGVSTEVHVALVYDIPGGAVGKAVAKYFGEEPHQQLDDDLRRFKQVLETGEVVRSDGAPWGKRARKEFPQRPAQPLSDAELAEGAGQ; translated from the coding sequence ATGGAGCTGACAGCCGCGACAACTGTTCGCAGAGCCGGGACGGAGGTCTACGCGTTCTGGCGTGATCTGCAGAACCTGCCGACGTTCATGGCGCATCTGGAGCAGGTGCGTGCCACCGGTGACCGGACGAGCCACTGGGTGGCCGGCGCCCCGTTCGGCAGGGACGTCGAATGGGACGCGGAGATCGTCGACGAGGTGCCCGGCGAGAAGATCGCGTGGCGTTCGACCGGCAACGCCGACGTGCCGAATGCCGGTACGGTCCGGTTCGTGCCGGCCCCGGACGGGGTGAGCACCGAGGTGCATGTCGCGCTGGTGTACGACATTCCGGGCGGCGCGGTCGGCAAGGCGGTCGCGAAGTACTTCGGTGAAGAGCCGCATCAGCAGCTCGACGACGATCTGCGCCGGTTCAAGCAGGTGCTGGAGACCGGCGAGGTGGTCCGGTCCGACGGCGCCCCGTGGGGCAAACGGGCCCGCAAGGAGTTCCCGCAGCGTCCGGCGCAACCGCTGTCGGACGCCGAGCTGGCGGAAGGAGCCGGGCAGTGA
- a CDS encoding VOC family protein produces the protein MTVNPIRHITIDAHDTLKLARFWAQVTGYRLADDCDAEEALLTSPLDGSPGMLFIAVPEPKSAKNRMHLDIQPPAGTRDEFVERMLRLGASVHEDHRAGDGTGWVTMLDPEGNEFCVERSAAERAAA, from the coding sequence ATGACCGTCAATCCGATCCGGCACATCACCATCGACGCGCACGACACCCTCAAGCTCGCCCGGTTCTGGGCCCAGGTCACCGGCTACCGGCTGGCCGACGACTGCGACGCCGAGGAGGCCCTGCTCACCTCACCGTTGGACGGCTCGCCGGGGATGCTGTTCATCGCGGTGCCCGAGCCCAAGAGCGCCAAGAACCGGATGCATCTGGACATCCAGCCACCGGCCGGGACGCGCGACGAGTTCGTCGAGCGGATGCTGCGGCTGGGCGCCAGCGTGCACGAGGACCATCGCGCGGGCGACGGGACCGGCTGGGTGACCATGCTCGACCCGGAGGGCAACGAGTTCTGCGTGGAACGCAGCGCGGCCGAGCGCGCCGCGGCGTGA
- a CDS encoding Clp protease N-terminal domain-containing protein, whose amino-acid sequence MTQLTPPVRLDDLISTITLNRPDAPLDRLSDAVLLADHLGELADHLIGHFVDQARRSGASWTEIGRSMGVSKQAAQKRFVPKEKLDPSQGFHRFGQLARNAIVASMNQAKTHGNDEITPAHLVLGLLEQPDCLAVRAITAQGLSIETVRARVSAALPAPAAQVPQLVPYDARSRKALELTFREALRLGHDDIGTGHVLLALLEEEEPGAGVLHGLGLTKTAVEQVLAAAGPDAGEPPH is encoded by the coding sequence ATGACGCAGCTGACACCTCCGGTACGCCTGGACGACCTGATCTCCACGATCACCCTCAACCGCCCCGACGCCCCACTGGACCGGCTCTCCGACGCCGTCCTGCTCGCCGACCACCTGGGGGAGCTGGCCGACCACCTGATCGGCCACTTCGTCGACCAGGCCCGCCGCTCCGGCGCGTCCTGGACCGAGATCGGCCGCAGCATGGGAGTCAGCAAACAGGCCGCGCAGAAACGATTCGTCCCCAAGGAGAAGCTCGACCCGTCACAGGGCTTCCACCGCTTCGGCCAGCTCGCGCGCAACGCGATCGTCGCCTCGATGAACCAGGCCAAGACGCACGGCAACGACGAGATCACCCCCGCGCACCTGGTGCTGGGCCTGCTGGAGCAACCCGACTGCCTGGCCGTGCGGGCCATCACCGCGCAGGGGCTGAGCATCGAGACGGTCCGCGCGCGCGTGAGCGCCGCACTGCCCGCGCCGGCCGCCCAGGTGCCGCAGCTGGTGCCCTACGACGCGCGCTCACGCAAAGCGCTGGAACTGACCTTCCGGGAGGCGTTGCGGCTCGGGCACGACGACATCGGCACCGGGCACGTGCTGCTGGCCCTGCTGGAAGAGGAGGAACCCGGCGCCGGCGTGCTGCACGGCCTGGGCCTGACCAAGACCGCGGTGGAGCAGGTGCTCGCCGCCGCCGGGCCCGACGCCGGCGAGCCGCCGCACTGA
- a CDS encoding sigma-70 family RNA polymerase sigma factor, whose amino-acid sequence MTATAAHTTTPVTGEQEQLIRDNMALVGHMVREMLFKVPPHVHRDDLASAGYAALVTAAQAFDPSRGIPFGRFAAVRVRGALLDELRSMDWASRSVRARARRAEVAREELTRQLGRTPTADELAELLGVAVGELSTVDDDVQRAAVLSLQGFATGTAEDMVTDSALNPEEMLLHRERLGYLHDAVTALPERLRYVVEASFLQERPLSQVAAELGVTESRVSQLRTEALALLRDGLTTHMEQTGVPAAKDGCVARRRAAYAAQIAARSTMTTRLSITDAQGMRLATAA is encoded by the coding sequence ATGACCGCGACCGCCGCGCACACCACCACGCCCGTCACCGGCGAGCAGGAGCAACTCATCCGGGACAACATGGCGCTGGTCGGTCACATGGTCCGCGAAATGCTGTTCAAGGTGCCGCCGCACGTGCACCGCGACGACCTCGCCTCGGCCGGCTACGCCGCACTGGTCACCGCCGCCCAGGCCTTCGACCCCTCCCGCGGCATCCCGTTCGGCCGATTCGCCGCCGTACGCGTACGCGGCGCCCTGCTCGACGAACTGCGCAGCATGGACTGGGCCAGCCGCTCCGTACGCGCCCGGGCCCGCCGCGCCGAAGTGGCCCGCGAAGAGCTCACCCGCCAGCTGGGCCGCACCCCGACCGCCGACGAACTCGCCGAACTGCTCGGCGTCGCGGTCGGCGAACTGAGCACCGTCGACGACGACGTCCAGCGCGCCGCCGTGCTGTCACTGCAGGGCTTCGCCACCGGCACCGCCGAGGACATGGTCACCGACAGCGCCCTCAACCCCGAGGAGATGCTGCTGCACCGCGAACGCCTCGGCTACCTGCACGACGCCGTCACCGCCCTGCCCGAACGGCTGCGCTACGTCGTCGAAGCCTCCTTCCTGCAGGAACGACCGCTGTCACAGGTCGCCGCCGAACTCGGCGTCACCGAATCCCGCGTCTCGCAACTGCGCACCGAAGCCCTCGCCCTGCTGCGCGACGGCCTGACCACCCACATGGAGCAGACCGGCGTCCCCGCCGCCAAGGACGGCTGCGTCGCACGCCGCCGCGCCGCCTACGCCGCCCAGATCGCCGCCCGCAGCACCATGACCACCCGGCTGAGCATCACCGACGCCCAAGGCATGCGCCTGGCCACCGCCGCCTGA
- a CDS encoding zinc-dependent alcohol dehydrogenase, with protein sequence MRANTWAGRNKVEVRDLPDPKILNKRDAIVGITSTAICGSDLHLVDGYVPTMQDGDVMGHEFMGEVIEVGSGVPADTLRVGDRVVVPFPIACGACAACAAELYSCCENSNPNAGIAEKMFGHPVAGIFGYSHLTGGFAGGQAQYARVPFADVGPLKIESDLTDEQVLFLSDILPTGYMGAEMCDIRPSDVVAVWGAGPVGQFAMDSARVLGAAKVIAIDREPYRLRMAEQAGHIPVNFDDVDVRLRLLELTGGRGPDRCIDAVGMEATHGSAHIAAYDRIKQAVRSETERPHALRQAIMSCRSGGVVSVIGVYGGFLDKFPAGAWMNRSLTLRTGQCHVQRYMKPLLRRIERGEIDPTRIITHRLPLDEAPHGYDIFKNKQDNCEKIVLKP encoded by the coding sequence GTGAGGGCGAACACCTGGGCCGGCCGCAACAAGGTCGAGGTCCGCGACCTGCCGGACCCGAAGATTCTCAACAAGCGCGATGCCATCGTAGGCATCACCTCCACCGCGATCTGCGGCTCGGATCTGCACCTGGTCGACGGGTATGTGCCCACGATGCAGGACGGCGACGTCATGGGCCACGAGTTCATGGGCGAGGTGATCGAGGTCGGATCCGGGGTGCCCGCGGACACGCTGCGCGTCGGTGACCGGGTGGTCGTGCCGTTTCCGATCGCGTGCGGCGCGTGCGCCGCCTGCGCCGCCGAGCTGTACTCCTGCTGCGAGAACTCCAATCCCAACGCGGGCATCGCGGAGAAGATGTTCGGGCACCCGGTGGCCGGGATCTTCGGCTACTCGCATCTGACCGGCGGCTTCGCAGGCGGTCAGGCCCAGTACGCGCGAGTGCCGTTCGCCGACGTCGGCCCGCTGAAGATCGAGTCGGACCTGACCGACGAGCAGGTGCTGTTCCTGTCCGACATCCTGCCCACCGGCTACATGGGCGCCGAGATGTGCGACATCCGGCCCAGCGACGTGGTGGCGGTGTGGGGCGCCGGTCCGGTCGGCCAGTTCGCCATGGACAGCGCCCGGGTGCTCGGCGCCGCGAAGGTCATCGCCATCGACAGGGAACCGTACCGGCTGCGGATGGCCGAACAGGCCGGCCACATCCCGGTGAACTTCGACGACGTCGACGTGCGGTTGAGGCTGCTGGAACTGACCGGTGGGCGGGGACCGGACAGGTGCATCGACGCGGTCGGCATGGAGGCCACCCACGGCAGCGCGCACATCGCCGCGTACGACCGGATCAAGCAGGCCGTACGGTCGGAGACCGAACGCCCGCACGCGCTGCGCCAGGCGATCATGTCGTGCCGCAGCGGCGGCGTGGTCTCGGTCATCGGTGTGTACGGCGGCTTCCTCGACAAGTTCCCCGCCGGCGCCTGGATGAACCGGTCGCTGACCCTGCGCACCGGGCAGTGCCACGTGCAGCGGTACATGAAACCACTGCTGCGGCGCATCGAACGCGGCGAGATCGATCCGACCCGCATCATCACCCATCGGCTCCCGCTCGACGAGGCCCCGCACGGCTACGACATCTTCAAGAACAAGCAGGACAACTGCGAGAAGATCGTGCTGAAGCCATGA
- a CDS encoding RICIN domain-containing protein — protein MRRLATALAAAGAAGAAVLAAPAAALATPDAASAAASASAQEVWWTTRNWRSGKCLEQSWVNGVEQPDVKVAGCTGGDHQQWAFTLVDSSYSIVTVKNKRSGKCLQQSWVNGVEQPDVKAAGCTGGSNQLWQIHQAQYQVTGYFLENESSGKLLQQRYVNGTEYPEVNVGTGGGFDYLNQVWRSPR, from the coding sequence GTGAGACGTCTCGCGACCGCTCTCGCCGCGGCCGGTGCCGCCGGTGCGGCTGTTCTCGCGGCACCGGCCGCGGCGCTGGCGACGCCCGATGCGGCGTCAGCCGCCGCATCCGCCTCGGCGCAGGAAGTCTGGTGGACCACGCGGAACTGGCGAAGCGGGAAATGCCTGGAGCAGAGCTGGGTGAACGGCGTCGAGCAGCCGGACGTCAAGGTGGCCGGATGTACCGGCGGCGACCATCAGCAGTGGGCGTTCACCTTGGTGGACAGCTCCTACAGCATCGTGACCGTGAAGAACAAGAGAAGCGGTAAGTGTCTGCAGCAGAGCTGGGTGAACGGCGTCGAGCAACCGGACGTGAAGGCGGCCGGCTGCACCGGCGGCTCGAACCAGCTGTGGCAGATCCACCAGGCGCAATACCAGGTCACTGGATATTTCCTCGAAAACGAGAGCAGCGGCAAACTGTTGCAGCAGCGCTACGTGAACGGCACCGAGTACCCGGAGGTGAACGTCGGTACAGGCGGCGGTTTCGATTACCTGAACCAGGTCTGGCGCTCGCCACGCTAG